The segment CTTAAAAAGATTTGTCCGTTCGAAAATGCGGGAGTAGAATTTGAACGTTCGTCGAAAGTGTTCACAGCAATTTCCTGGAACTCATTCGGGTTGGCGGCAAAAACAATCGTGGACCCATCTTTTGCAGTGGCATAGATACGCCCATCTGCCATGACCGTCGCTCCCCAGTAGTCGTCCGTGCCACGGGTCTTCCACTGCTCTTCCCCATCATTCTTCACGTCGATGCATTGAATGATTCCGGGCCCCGCATTGGCCATATAAATATAATCGCCAACAATGACGCCTGTACTGACACGAGATGGCTGTCGTTTCGGTGTGTACCAGATACGATTCGACTCGGTAGCATCTCCTTCGCCGGTCAGCGTAAATCCGAGAGCAGGCCCTTTATACCCTCCCATGGCAACTCCGATGGAATCCCCAATCGCGGTCGATGAATACACCAGATCGCCACGTTCACTGGGCAAACCGCCAACGAACCATAGCTCCTCCCCTGACTGGGGATCTAATGCAAGCACACGACTGGGCATGCTGCAGACAAGTTGATTTTTGCCGTCGACTTTAACGATGACAGGTGTACTCCAGGAACCAACTTTCTTTCCACTCAGGTCATCCGTTCCACCCGGTTCGTCTTTCTTCCAGACTTCTTCGCCATCGGAAAGCGTTAATGCCACCATGAAGGTATTTTCACCCGGCCCATAGAACTGATAGACCTTGTCTTGATAGATCACTGGTGACGAACCATAACCCCAGACATGTTTAACCGGTCCATAGCTTTTGTGCCAAAGCTCATTGCCCGAGTGATCATAACAATAGATACCCGGAGTTCCATGCCAGACAACAACACAGTCCTCATTGGCAGCTGGGGTAGTGCCTGCGTACGGATTGGTCTGGTGAGTCTCTTCATTGGGTTCGGATTGAACCACTTTATTCCAGAGTTCATCGCCGGTATTGCGATCGAAACAGTGCAAGGTTCGTTCCGAACCATCTTCATTAGCCGAAGTGACATACACAAGCCCATCAATGGCGATGGGACTGCCGTTGCCATCACCGGGCAACTCCGCTTTCCATTTTAAGTTTTTCTCACTGCTCCATTCGGTCGGGTAGGCAGCATCGGTTGCCACTGCGTTCGCCATCCCCCCCCTGAAGCCGGGCCAATCAGCCCCTTCTGTCGTAATGCCAGAACCAATGGCGAGAAGTAACCCCGCACTCATAATCGCGACCTGTCTCAACATCATTCTTCCTCTTTTCCGAATTAGTTTTTAGACATCACCTACAACAAACGTGAGTGCGTTGCAGAAGACGTTATCCTCAATCAGGACAGCTTGTTTATTATCCTGACGAATATCACATTGCACAAGCGAAGTTTGCAAACCGGAGCCTGTTCAGGCGATCCATACAGTCTTCACATTGACGAATTCATGAATGCCTGGTTTTCCCAATTCGCGACCGTACCCGGAATTCTTGATACCACCAAAACTGATTCTTGGATCGGACTTCACAATCTCATTCACAAAGACGGCACCACTTTCGATGCGGGGAACCAGCTTATCCGCAAGCTCAATATTTTTCGTCCAGAGGGAACCGCCGAGTCCGAAACTGGAATCATTCGCCAACTGAATCGCATGATCAACGTCATTCGCTTCAACTAAAACAGCTACCGGCCCGAACATCTCTTCTTGGAACGCGATGTTATCTGGTTTGATATTCTCCAGAAGCGTAGGAGCATAATAACTGCCGACTCGGTCCAGCGGTTTTCCGCCACATACCAGTACACCTCCCTGCTGCACACTCTTTTCGACCTGGGTGTGTAGTTCTTCACGAAGGTCCTGTCGCGCCATCGGGCCGATATCGGTCGCTTCATCCAACGGGTCACCGACTTTCAACGATTCGATCCTAGAGACGAGAGCATCCTTGAACTCCTTTATGATCTCGGTCTGCACGATAAACCGTTTCGCTGCAATACAGCTCTGGCCCGTGTTCTGCATCCGTCCTTTAATAGCTTTTGCAGCGACATCGTCGATATCGACATCGGCCAGGACTATAAAAGGATCCGAGCCTCCCAACTCCAAAACAGATTTCTTAATCTGCTTGCCCGCCTGCCCTGCAACTGCTCGGCCAGCCTCTTCGCTGCCTGTTAAGGTAACCGCTTTGATATGCGGACTGTCGATAACTTTTTCAATCGCGGAAGATTTCAGGGGCAATGTCGACCAGACATGCGGAGGAAACCCAGCCTCCTCCGTCAATTGTTGAATCGCAATCGCGCAACCTTGCACATTGGAGGCATGTTTTAACAGGCCAACATTTCCTGCCATCAGATTCGGAGCCAGAAAACGAAAAACCTGCCAGAACGGAAAGTTCCAGGGCATCACGGCTAGTACAGGGCCCAGTGGGTCATAACGAAAGTAGCTGTGACTGGCAGACGTCTCAACGGGAACAGGTTGCAGAAACTCTTCCGCCCGCTCCGCATAGAATTCGCAAACTAAGGCACATTTCTCGATTTCGGCGGTTGATTCCGAAATCGGCTTTCCCATTTCATTGGTGATCAGCCTGGCATAGATCTCCTTGTCGGACTTCAATCCGCTTGCCAGATTGAGCATCATTTTCTTGCGACTATCGAAAGACGTCTCACGCCATTCTTTATACGCATTCGCAGAGAATTGAAGCTGCTCCGTGACTTGCTGCTCAGTCCAAACCGGATACTCCCCGATCAATTCTCCATTCGCTGGATTGATGGACTTCATTGTTCCCTCCTATTCTGGTTGACGGAACAGCGGTCAGTTAATATCCGGTGGGAATCGTGGTTATCTTTTCGAGCCCCGACTCACCAAGATAATAAACTTCTTCGATCCGCAGTCCCCCTTTGAGTTCATCGTGATACAGACCAGGCTCGACTGTAAACAAATCTCCGACCTCGAAATAATCGTCCCATTCAGGATTCAAATGAGGTGCCTCGTGTGGAGAAAGACCGAGCCCATGACCGAGGTGGTGCGGAAACGACCAACCTCGATAGTCATTGAGACTATTATAGGCGTTTTCGTAAACTTCGCGGCAACTGACCCCGGGACGCACCGAGGATTCGACCAGTTGAATGGCCTCCAGCACCTGCTCACGCGCTTCCTCCTGGGCAGCAGAGGGACTATCCACGGCTATCGTCCGGCACATATCGCTACGATACCCACGACACTCGACACCCAGGTCGATGACGGCTAACTCGCCCGATTCGGCCGGGCGATAACGAGGTAATCCCCCCCCTTCCCCACAGCGGAAGTCGTTCCCGAAGAAACCGAAATGTTCTCCTTGAAGATTGCCCAGAATCTGCATCATTCCTGCGTACAACTCGACTTCGGTAACACCCACTTTGAGATTTTCACGCACGTACTCATAGGCTGCTTCCGTTGTCTGAAACAATCTTTTGAAGAGTTCGATTTCGTCGTCATACTTTCGGCGTCGCTGTTTTAATATTGCCGGATACAGGTCGACCTGCTCGATCCCCTCCACGGGAAGCAATCCGGGACGGATACCGAAGTCGACGCCCAGCCTTTTCACATTGTGTAATTCGGTGGACAACTCGAGCAGGCTGTTTTGCAGTTGCTCTTCCACCATCGTCGCGACTTTGTTGAAAATATAGTTCTTCTTAATGTCAACCGCCGTGGGCCAGTCGCATTCGAACGGCATGACCAGAGTCCGCACGCCATCACGAGTCATCAGGAACAAGGGTGCAAAAAAAGGACGTTCCCAGTAAGCGGCGTAATAATGCACATGTCGTGGATCGCCAATTAAGACGGCATCCAACTGTTGCTCTTCCATCAAGCGTACGAGGTGCTGTTGTCGCTCTTCGCAGGATTTAACGGATAAAGTGGGAATTGGCGAGTGGACTTGCATAGTCGTATCCTGTGATGCTCTACTTAAGTGTTAATAATGTTAAGTGTTAATAATGTTTCCAAAGATACTGATTCAGTGAATCAGAACTTATAAAACACCGAATTTTTCATAGGCTTCGGTCGCTTTCATTCCTGCTTTGATCGCATCTCGGGTCACGTTTTCAGCGTTAATTTTTCCCCAGGCATCCTGCAACACCTGCAATTCGACTTGCCGGGGAACCACGACCACACCATCAATGTCAGCCATCACCAGGTCGCCCGACTCGAACCGAACACCATCGATCTCCACAGGGACATCATATTCAACAACCCGTTGCCGGTGCTGAGAGTCGTAAGGGGAAGTTCCGGCGGCATAAACAAGAAAGTCCATTTCCCGCATCTGGCGAACGTCTCGAACGCACCCATTAATGAGTGCACCGACACAACCCTGGTTCCGTGCTGCGGTGGAGAGTAATTCTCCCCAAATCCCCGATCGGCGAGAGCCTTGAGCAGCAGCGATGATGACATCGTCCGGCTGACAGGAATCAACCGCTTTGAGTTCCTGCTCGTAGGGGTTCGGATCTTCGTGAGCCATATCCATCCACAAAGTGGTCTTACAGCGTCCCACCAGCGGACGGTCCACTGTTAATGGTCGCAATTCAATGCGGGGCGACTGATGCCGAAACCCCAGACTATCCAACACATCACATAAAACAGCGGTATAAAATTTTTCGCGGATTAACTCCAACGTGATTTCCATGAGATGACTCGATTTCTATACTGGGTGGTTCCTGCCAGATCATGTCGTCCGACCAGATTCTGAATAAGCTGCATCCTAGCATGAGTGGTACAATTATTTGTAGCCTCCGTCAGTACGTATGATCATACGAGTCATTATTTAAGTCCCCACACTGTTCCCTCAATCCTACGAACCTTTCTGGAATACTGCAAAGTTTTCTCAAGCTGATAACAATGCTGTCCCTTCCATCGCTTCTGAATGAAAGCTCAACCATGTCGCTATCAAAAATCGAAATCACCGGGCAACATGAAGGGCCGCATCTGTTGATCACGGGTGGTGTTCATGGAGACGAGTTTGAACCGATGGTGGCGATCCAGCGATTGGAAACGTACCTCTCTACGAGAACTACCGGACTCCATGGAAGAGTGACATTGATTCCGATTGTTAATGAAGCGGCTTTCGCACGTGGTTCACGAACTGCCGACGATGAAAAAGACCTCGCACGAACCTGCCCCGGAAATGCTGAGGGAACCATCACCGAGCAGATCGCCGATCAATTGACTGCAGAGATTCGACAAGCGGATTGTTACATGGACCTGCATACGGGCGGCACACGGATTGCGGTCTATCCGCTGACTGGTTACATGCTGCACACGGATCCCAAAGTATTAGAGACATCACGCCGTATGGCACAGGCGTTTGGGCTTCCCGTCGTCTGGGGAACAACACCGAACCTCGATGGCAGGTCTCTTTCAATCGCAAGAGAGGTTCCCATCCCTGCGATATACACTGAATATCTGGGGGGAGGAACATGCTCACCGCGCGGAGTCAGGGCTTACATACAAGGATGCCTGAATGTCCTCCATGAGCTTCAACTGCTGGAGGGCGATGCCCCCCGACTCGACCCGGGAACCTCACGTGAGTTCGTGCAATTGACTATCGAAGACGACCGGGAACAAGCGGGCCATATGCAGATCAATCACCCGGCTTCGCGGGCTGGTTTATGGACGCCCGAAGTCGAATTGGGCAGCTACGTTGAGAAGGGAGAAAGATTGGGAACCATCGCTTCTGCAGATGGAAAACAGCAATCGGAAGTCGTCGCTAATCAGACGGGATTGGTACTGGTGCTGCGTACATTTTGTTATGTCGCTCAAGAAGAGTTTCTTGCAGTCATCCTGGAACCACCGACGGAGGAAGCCGGCTCAATGATGCAACAGATTTCAAAACATCAACCCTTGTTTATGCATTCCGTCTCCCTGAATCAGCTGCTAGACTGTAATTAGTAACTGCCCCAACTTCCCACCATTTAACCAATGCCCCCGAGGAAATTGATGCTCCGTCTGCTGCGACCCGCTGTTGTATCTTTCCTGATTCTAAGTAGCTGTACTTTCCTTGCGGCCGCTGAATGGCAAGCCGGTTTGTCGAAAGCAGCCATCACACCACGCAAACCGGTATGGCTTTCGGGATACGGTGGACGTGATCGCCCCGCAGAGGGAAAAGTCCACGACCTCTTTGCCAAGGCTGTTGCGTTTCAGTCGCCTTCCGGCACACGCTTAGTTCTGGTGACCACGGACCTTGGTTCCATGTCTCCCGAGATTTACAATCACGTACTTCGGCAGGCCGAAAGTCAGTGGAAACTCGGTCGTGAAGCATTGGTCATCAATGCCTCCCATACTCATTGTGCCCCGGAAATCTGTGCCGAACGTCGTGTCTTTCACAAACTGACTGACCAGGCCGAAGCCGATCTCGTTGATTACATCGACAATCAACTAAAACCGACACTCGTTAAGCTGGTAGGCGATGCGCTCGCCGACTTGAAACCGGCGCAACTCAGTGTGAGTCAGTCGGCGGCCTACTTCGGTAAAAGCCGGCGGTTCCCCACGACTGAGGGCGAATTCATCAACCAGCGGAACGACGCTGGAATTACAGACAACACCGTTCCCGTCCTGAAGATTACAGGGCCAAAGGGGAAACTCCGCGGTGTACTGTTTGGATATGCCTGCCATAACACGACATTGGCTTTCTATCAGTTTTGTGGAGACTACGCCGGTTTCGCCCAGTACGACATTGAAGAGCAGCATCCAGGGGCAGTCGCGATGTTTGTGATGGGCTGTGGTGGTGATCAGAACCCATACCCTCGCCATGGTCCGAATGGTCTGAACTATTGCAAACAGCATGGCCGTGAACTGGCTGACGCCGTCCTTACTTCCCTTAAGGGGCCGCAACTGGCAATCAAAGGGGAATTGCAAGTCGCCTCAACCGATGTAACACTTGATCTGGAACCACTGCCTCCTTTGGAAACGATTCGAACTCAAGCGGAAGGTGGTCAGGAAACTCCGACATCTCGCAAAGCCAATTATCTACTTAAGCAAATCGAAACTAATGGACAGGTCGATTTAACTCAGAACTGCCCGTTGAATGTCGCCCGGTTTGGCGACGATCTACTGTTTGTGTTTGTAAGTGGCGAAACGGTTCTTGATTACGCCCGTCTCTGTCAGTTCGCCTTTGGCGGACAGATGGTCTGGGTCGCCGGTTATAACAACGATGTCTTCGCCTACCTTCCTTCCCAGCGAATCTTGCTGGAAGGTGGCTATGAAGGGCGAACGGGCATCATCCACCAACTGACCCCGACTCCATTCCTGCCTACGGTAGAAGATAGGGTCATGGGTGGAATTCGGCAATTGGTCGAAAAAGTCTCTCAACCCGTACCAGTCACAAAATAAGAAACCAAGCCGCCGATCCTGTAGCATTCGTTGGCTCCACCAGAAGGTTTTCGTTTCAACTTTAATAATACCCTATCGATTGAGTTTTCTATCCATGATGTTCCTGTCTCGTATTCGTGTACTGACCGTCGCAACCGGCCTGCTTTTGATCGTCTCTCTGTTCGCTGGATCAGTAGAGGCTCAGGCTGGTTGGAAAGCTGGCCTGGCTGAAGCCAATATCACTCCCGAGACAGCCATGTGGATGGCGGGCTATGGTGGACGCTCCAAACCAGCCACCGGTAAACGACAAGACCTCTGGGTGAAAGTCGCCGCCATCGAAGACGAATCTGGAAACCGAGCCGTCATCTTCAGCACCGACTTATTAGGAATTCCCCAGTCCATTTACAACAACGTCTGTGCAGAATTAGAGAGCAAACATCAGCTCAGTCGTTCGCAGATCATGCTAAACAGCTCACATACCCATAGCGGCCCCGTCTTGAGAGGAGCGTTACATGACATCTACCCATTGGACGAACATCTATTAGATCTGATTGAAGACTATTCCAACAAACTAGAGAACACACTCGTCAATATTGCAGGTGAAGCGTTGGAGAGTTTGGCACCGGCGACGTTAAGAGCAGGAAACGGGTCTGCCGACTTCGCCGTGAATCGCCGAAACAACAGCGAAGGGGCCGTCCCTTCCTTGCGAGAAAAAGGAGAAGCTCTGGCTGGCCCCGTCGACCATGATGTTCCTGTACTGGCGATTTACAATGACAAAAAGGAACTTACTGCCGTCATCTTCGGTTATGCTTGTCACAATACAGTCATGGGTGACTATCTGTGGCATGGAGACTACGCTGGCTTTGCACAGGCCGCATTCGAAGAGAAACATCCGGGAGTAACCGCTCTATTTTACATGGGCTGTGGTGGCGACCAGAATCCCATTCCCAGACGCGAAGAAAAACTACTGACCGTGTATGGCGAAAAACTGGCCAACGCCGTCGATCAGGTTGTCAGCGATGATAGCCAATTGACTACACTTTCGCCCAAGCTTGAAACAACACATCAGTTTGTCGAACTCCATCTCGCCGATCAGCCCACTGCAGACGAACTACAGGAGATCATCGATAACCCCAATCGAGCGGAATATCAGAAACGGTGGGCGTCCCGTCTGCTGAAAGAAATGGAAGACGGAACCACTTTCGTAACTAGCTACCCGCTTCCTATTCAAGCCTGGGAACTGGGCGACCAGCAATTGTGGTTAACGATTGGTGGCGAAGTAACCGTCGACTATTCGCTGGGCTTCAAAAAGATGTTTGGCAAGCAAACCTGGGTGGCCGGATACTGCAACGATGTCCCCGCATATATTCCTTCGCTGCGAGTTCTGGAAGAAGACAAAGTAAAAATGGGCTACGAAGGCCACAGTTCCATGATGGTCTATGGGCTTCCCGCATTTCGCTGGGCCGACGATGTCGAAGACCAGATCGCCAATGGCATGACTGAACTTGTTAAACAGGTCCGGCCTTAAAGACCGCGTCTGGGTTCCAGAGGCGAGGTTGGATAGAACATATCGCATGTAACCGTGGTGGGTTCTGGCTGCTTAAAATCACGTTTGTGAAAACTTCTCGTGTTCTGTAGCCGCTAAACTTTCCTGGAAAAATTTAGAACTCGAACTTTGCCCAGTAGATTTGCTGTCGATCGTATCTAGTCCGATAGTCATCCAGGATGACCTCGATATCGGGCTCGATCAGTTCCTTGAGCTTCTGGCTGCCTTTGACCTTCAGGATCAGTTGCTGATTGAAGTCATGCAGCTGGGGAGAAATGTAGAAGGTGTGTCCGCTACCCAGAGTCTTGGTGACCTGTAAGGTCGTGCTGTCGCCCTTATGACTGGTCAGTTTCGCTTCCAGCGGCACAGTTCTTCGGCGTGAAGATAACCTCGCGAGTTGGACTTCTAGCCCTCTGCATTCGATCCAGTCGACTTTGACTTCATCCTGAGGGACAAACGCCTCGTATTCTATTTCCAACTGATCGAGATTCCGGTTTTGCAGCGCCATCCAGTCAAACAGTTGGACCTGCTCCTCGCGATACCACTCCGAGACACGATTAGGATACTGGGCATAAATCAGATCACTATTCCCCTGAAACATCTTGTTTAACAACGCAGAATGGCGACCGTCATATTCGCCCCCCACAAGATACCAAGGCAATCTCTTGCCATTCTGCCAGTAATGAAGAGCATCTTCGGCATGTCGCCCGCGAATGCTGATGACTCCTGCGAAAAGATCGGGATGCAATATTCCGGCATCGATTGCCGCATCGCCGCCATCCCCAATCCCGGCGATGAACACCTTATCTGAATTCACAGAAAACTGACGTCGAACTTCCATCAATGCCTGATGAATCCGTTTGAGTTCTAGAAGATTGTGGTTATAGCGAAGCCCCTGCGTTACCTGAAATTGAGGCACCACCAGCAAGTAACCTCGACGTAAAGTCTCGCCCGTTTCCTCAGCAGTCCCCCCCCACCATTCGAGAAAGGTCTGAGGATCAATTCCGGTAGGTGGCAATGCAAGCAGTACCGGGTATTGCCGAAAGGGAGAATATTCCAGAGGTGGCAGTACCGAGTATTTCATCTCGTTGTCCTGATGATCGCGCAGGGTCAAATCGACCTGTGTCCCCCCAGTAATGGGAGTATCGGAAGGAACGGGGGGAAGATTTTGCAATAAAGCGGTCAGCCGCTCCGCGTTCAAGCTTTCGATCGATTTGATTTGATTGACGAGCTGGGCATCATGTTCGCGGGATCTCAGGAAGTCATACACGAGAAACCGAGCCTGCCATAAATTTAAAGTCAGCTGCAAATCGTCAACTGCTGCTTCCGCCCCCAGTATCCAACCGGAATAGGCGAGGGCCAGCCTTTCTTCTGCAGTCAGCGTGGCATCTTTCTCCAGTTCAAAGAATGAATTCAATCGAGGAAGCGATGCCTGAGAGAGTTCTTCTGATACGATTCGCCGAATCAGGTTCAGCTTGGGATCTTCCTCGTGATTGGCCAGTTGACTTTGCAGTTCCGCAAGAATGAGCGGCGTCGAATCCAACCTTTCGAGGTCAGTCGCATATTGTTTAATAAACTTATCAATTTCAAACAGCACTTCGGGAGCTATATCATTTCGTGGCAAAGCTTGGGCGGATTCATAGGCCAAGTCGTACTGACCCAGTTGGCGCCGGGTCTGGATTTCATTGAAGAGCTTTAACGCCAGTTGCTCTCGAATTTCGAGCCGGACGTCCTCGTATTCTTTACCATCGGTTGCGTATTTTTCTGTAAGTTCATCAAGGAACTGATAGGCCTCGTAAGTTTTATCCGCCTGAATATAAAAACGAGCGATCGAACGCTGCATTTTGGGATCATCAATATCGGCAGACGAAAGCAGTAGCTTGTGCAGAATTGCGGGCGGAATGGAGTCTGTACTGAGAGTGACATCCCATTCGTAATTGAGGCCCTGAACTTTAACATATCGGGGATGCAGAAACGTAATGCCTTGAATAACCAGTATATTGCCGCGTGAAGTATGAATAGTGACTTCACGTTGACCTAGTTCATCAAAGGGGGTGATCTTTCCAACACCTTGTAAGAGCTTCAGCGGAATCGATTTGCGTCCAGATTTCACCTGCGGGATTTTAAAAATATCAAAAGCGGATAAGAGGTCGCTTTTCACCGTCCGACCATCAACTGCCAGCAGGTCATCGGAGATATAGTAGGTCCGAATCTGGTCATCAACCTGGATAATCGGGTTGTACCGAAATTCGCCCTCTTTTCGAGGATCACCGATGTTTCGCTGGTTCGTATTTACGATGTACTGATCGATACTGCGAATCAGC is part of the Polystyrenella longa genome and harbors:
- a CDS encoding NAD-dependent succinate-semialdehyde dehydrogenase — its product is MKSINPANGELIGEYPVWTEQQVTEQLQFSANAYKEWRETSFDSRKKMMLNLASGLKSDKEIYARLITNEMGKPISESTAEIEKCALVCEFYAERAEEFLQPVPVETSASHSYFRYDPLGPVLAVMPWNFPFWQVFRFLAPNLMAGNVGLLKHASNVQGCAIAIQQLTEEAGFPPHVWSTLPLKSSAIEKVIDSPHIKAVTLTGSEEAGRAVAGQAGKQIKKSVLELGGSDPFIVLADVDIDDVAAKAIKGRMQNTGQSCIAAKRFIVQTEIIKEFKDALVSRIESLKVGDPLDEATDIGPMARQDLREELHTQVEKSVQQGGVLVCGGKPLDRVGSYYAPTLLENIKPDNIAFQEEMFGPVAVLVEANDVDHAIQLANDSSFGLGGSLWTKNIELADKLVPRIESGAVFVNEIVKSDPRISFGGIKNSGYGRELGKPGIHEFVNVKTVWIA
- a CDS encoding succinylglutamate desuccinylase/aspartoacylase family protein — its product is MSLSKIEITGQHEGPHLLITGGVHGDEFEPMVAIQRLETYLSTRTTGLHGRVTLIPIVNEAAFARGSRTADDEKDLARTCPGNAEGTITEQIADQLTAEIRQADCYMDLHTGGTRIAVYPLTGYMLHTDPKVLETSRRMAQAFGLPVVWGTTPNLDGRSLSIAREVPIPAIYTEYLGGGTCSPRGVRAYIQGCLNVLHELQLLEGDAPRLDPGTSREFVQLTIEDDREQAGHMQINHPASRAGLWTPEVELGSYVEKGERLGTIASADGKQQSEVVANQTGLVLVLRTFCYVAQEEFLAVILEPPTEEAGSMMQQISKHQPLFMHSVSLNQLLDCN
- a CDS encoding neutral/alkaline non-lysosomal ceramidase N-terminal domain-containing protein is translated as MMFLSRIRVLTVATGLLLIVSLFAGSVEAQAGWKAGLAEANITPETAMWMAGYGGRSKPATGKRQDLWVKVAAIEDESGNRAVIFSTDLLGIPQSIYNNVCAELESKHQLSRSQIMLNSSHTHSGPVLRGALHDIYPLDEHLLDLIEDYSNKLENTLVNIAGEALESLAPATLRAGNGSADFAVNRRNNSEGAVPSLREKGEALAGPVDHDVPVLAIYNDKKELTAVIFGYACHNTVMGDYLWHGDYAGFAQAAFEEKHPGVTALFYMGCGGDQNPIPRREEKLLTVYGEKLANAVDQVVSDDSQLTTLSPKLETTHQFVELHLADQPTADELQEIIDNPNRAEYQKRWASRLLKEMEDGTTFVTSYPLPIQAWELGDQQLWLTIGGEVTVDYSLGFKKMFGKQTWVAGYCNDVPAYIPSLRVLEEDKVKMGYEGHSSMMVYGLPAFRWADDVEDQIANGMTELVKQVRP
- a CDS encoding neutral/alkaline non-lysosomal ceramidase N-terminal domain-containing protein produces the protein MLRLLRPAVVSFLILSSCTFLAAAEWQAGLSKAAITPRKPVWLSGYGGRDRPAEGKVHDLFAKAVAFQSPSGTRLVLVTTDLGSMSPEIYNHVLRQAESQWKLGREALVINASHTHCAPEICAERRVFHKLTDQAEADLVDYIDNQLKPTLVKLVGDALADLKPAQLSVSQSAAYFGKSRRFPTTEGEFINQRNDAGITDNTVPVLKITGPKGKLRGVLFGYACHNTTLAFYQFCGDYAGFAQYDIEEQHPGAVAMFVMGCGGDQNPYPRHGPNGLNYCKQHGRELADAVLTSLKGPQLAIKGELQVASTDVTLDLEPLPPLETIRTQAEGGQETPTSRKANYLLKQIETNGQVDLTQNCPLNVARFGDDLLFVFVSGETVLDYARLCQFAFGGQMVWVAGYNNDVFAYLPSQRILLEGGYEGRTGIIHQLTPTPFLPTVEDRVMGGIRQLVEKVSQPVPVTK
- a CDS encoding outer membrane protein assembly factor BamB family protein, which translates into the protein MMLRQVAIMSAGLLLAIGSGITTEGADWPGFRGGMANAVATDAAYPTEWSSEKNLKWKAELPGDGNGSPIAIDGLVYVTSANEDGSERTLHCFDRNTGDELWNKVVQSEPNEETHQTNPYAGTTPAANEDCVVVWHGTPGIYCYDHSGNELWHKSYGPVKHVWGYGSSPVIYQDKVYQFYGPGENTFMVALTLSDGEEVWKKDEPGGTDDLSGKKVGSWSTPVIVKVDGKNQLVCSMPSRVLALDPQSGEELWFVGGLPSERGDLVYSSTAIGDSIGVAMGGYKGPALGFTLTGEGDATESNRIWYTPKRQPSRVSTGVIVGDYIYMANAGPGIIQCIDVKNDGEEQWKTRGTDDYWGATVMADGRIYATAKDGSTIVFAANPNEFQEIAVNTFDERSNSTPAFSNGQIFLRTNKSLFCVEQE
- a CDS encoding RraA family protein, producing the protein MEITLELIREKFYTAVLCDVLDSLGFRHQSPRIELRPLTVDRPLVGRCKTTLWMDMAHEDPNPYEQELKAVDSCQPDDVIIAAAQGSRRSGIWGELLSTAARNQGCVGALINGCVRDVRQMREMDFLVYAAGTSPYDSQHRQRVVEYDVPVEIDGVRFESGDLVMADIDGVVVVPRQVELQVLQDAWGKINAENVTRDAIKAGMKATEAYEKFGVL
- a CDS encoding M24 family metallopeptidase, with protein sequence MQVHSPIPTLSVKSCEERQQHLVRLMEEQQLDAVLIGDPRHVHYYAAYWERPFFAPLFLMTRDGVRTLVMPFECDWPTAVDIKKNYIFNKVATMVEEQLQNSLLELSTELHNVKRLGVDFGIRPGLLPVEGIEQVDLYPAILKQRRRKYDDEIELFKRLFQTTEAAYEYVRENLKVGVTEVELYAGMMQILGNLQGEHFGFFGNDFRCGEGGGLPRYRPAESGELAVIDLGVECRGYRSDMCRTIAVDSPSAAQEEAREQVLEAIQLVESSVRPGVSCREVYENAYNSLNDYRGWSFPHHLGHGLGLSPHEAPHLNPEWDDYFEVGDLFTVEPGLYHDELKGGLRIEEVYYLGESGLEKITTIPTGY